A single genomic interval of Bacillus smithii harbors:
- the recU gene encoding Holliday junction resolvase RecU: MEFHYPNGKKYNPSQQQIAKKGHSKPIRYGNRGMTLEEDLNLTNQYYLEIGHAVIHKKPTPIQIVQVDYPARSAAVIKEAYFKQPSTTDYNGVYKGRYIDFEAKETKNLHSFPLQNFHEHQIRHMMQVEQQKGISFVIIRFTTTDEVFLLPSQHLFRFWERMKNGGRKSIKKEEIENYGKTIPIKYQPRIDYLEVVDILYHSYF; this comes from the coding sequence GTGGAGTTTCATTATCCAAATGGAAAAAAATACAATCCTTCTCAACAACAAATAGCGAAAAAAGGCCATTCAAAACCGATACGATACGGCAATCGAGGAATGACTCTCGAAGAAGATCTCAATTTGACCAATCAGTATTATTTAGAAATTGGACATGCTGTCATTCATAAAAAGCCGACACCTATTCAAATTGTTCAAGTAGATTATCCGGCAAGGAGTGCCGCTGTGATCAAAGAGGCTTATTTCAAACAGCCATCCACTACAGACTATAACGGAGTATACAAGGGGAGATATATTGACTTTGAAGCCAAAGAAACGAAAAACTTGCACTCTTTTCCACTGCAAAATTTTCACGAACATCAAATCCGCCACATGATGCAAGTGGAACAACAAAAAGGCATCTCCTTCGTTATTATCCGTTTCACCACAACGGATGAAGTGTTCTTGCTTCCGAGCCAACATCTTTTTCGATTTTGGGAACGGATGAAAAACGGGGGAAGGAAATCCATCAAAAAAGAAGAAATTGAAAATTATGGGAAAACTATTCCGATTAAGTATCAACCTCGCATTGATTATTTGGAAGTGGTAGACATTCTTTACCATTCTTATTTTTAA
- a CDS encoding transglycosylase domain-containing protein: MADQYKSRTERRRQQSKKPKKKRNGGSLAKRILLSLVIVGLVMLVGGIGTFAYFIKDAPKLNESMLKDPIPSKIYDKDGHYITSVGSENRDYVKYDEVPKPVRDAIIATEDARFYQHHGIDIIRTIKAIISNVTNGYGSQGGSTITQQVVKNSFLTHEKTIKRKVQEWWLAYQLERKYTKAQIFEMYVNKIYMSDGIFGIKAAAKHYFNKDLNQLNLTEAAMLAGMPQSPNNYNPFEHPEQAEKRKDIVLSLMKQHGKITEQQMRQAEADHVTHYLVPPSKRKVDTADNKYGAFIDLVVDGVKNMGGYNAYSDGLKIYTTLDPDAQSYVENMMNTNDVIQYPDDKFQAGLVLLDTKTGEIRAIGGGRNQKVRRGYNYAVDAHRQPGSTIKPLIDYGPAIEYLKWSTYHQLTDEPYSYSNGQPIRNANGTYKGQVSIRKALQWSYNIPALKTFQAVGPDKASEFLSNLGIHFDHMYESYAIGGMDQGPSPLQMAGAYAAFGDNGIYHKPHCIKKIVLRDGETEIKNQIDPQIAMKDYTAYMVTDMLKDVVKSGTGQTANIPGLPLAGKTGTTNYDEETRQKYGIPDYANKDSWFVGYTTKYSMAVWTGYPEPNKNYLTPEESKIAQKMFKNVMAHVSSNTETKDFKKPKSVVELPIVAGSDPPRIASKSVPRDKVDYELFVRGEEPTQYSDDSSEDNNQEKKDDKKEEEQTVSAPSGLSGQYDPLTQSITLSWNYDQPASFEVTASSSQGTTTQTTNGTSIVISGVQPGSTYSFSVVAIVDGKRSAPASTSVNVPGEENSDQSQGNNQGQGTTNPNENPTDNNNGNENSNNGMNGGNNNNDNSNGNNGNSNNQNPEQPSNNTGNGNQSGGNGSNNHTQPSQPNQPSTPSNQNKQQPVSGQSTKGSASTNSVPPNE, encoded by the coding sequence ATGGCTGACCAATATAAATCACGCACAGAACGACGAAGACAGCAAAGCAAAAAACCAAAAAAGAAGCGAAATGGCGGTTCTTTGGCCAAACGTATCCTGTTATCATTGGTGATTGTCGGTCTCGTCATGTTGGTGGGCGGGATTGGAACGTTCGCCTACTTCATTAAAGACGCGCCTAAATTAAATGAATCGATGCTAAAGGACCCCATTCCTTCCAAAATTTACGACAAGGATGGACACTATATTACCTCGGTGGGATCCGAAAATCGGGACTATGTCAAATATGACGAGGTCCCCAAACCAGTGAGAGATGCGATCATTGCCACCGAAGATGCCCGTTTCTACCAACATCACGGGATCGATATTATTCGAACCATTAAAGCCATTATCAGCAATGTGACAAACGGTTATGGTTCCCAAGGCGGAAGCACCATCACTCAGCAAGTAGTCAAAAACTCATTTTTGACTCATGAAAAAACGATTAAACGAAAAGTACAAGAATGGTGGCTGGCATATCAGCTAGAACGTAAATATACAAAAGCACAAATCTTTGAAATGTACGTCAATAAAATTTATATGTCTGATGGCATATTCGGAATTAAAGCAGCGGCAAAGCATTACTTTAATAAAGATCTGAATCAATTGAATCTGACGGAAGCAGCCATGCTGGCCGGTATGCCACAAAGCCCGAATAATTACAATCCGTTTGAACATCCGGAACAAGCAGAAAAACGAAAGGATATCGTTTTATCATTGATGAAACAACACGGGAAAATTACTGAACAGCAAATGCGTCAAGCGGAAGCGGATCATGTCACTCATTATCTTGTCCCTCCATCCAAACGAAAAGTCGATACGGCGGATAACAAGTATGGTGCTTTTATCGACCTTGTCGTGGATGGAGTGAAAAACATGGGCGGTTACAACGCTTATTCCGATGGATTGAAAATTTACACCACTTTGGATCCGGATGCCCAAAGCTATGTAGAAAATATGATGAACACCAATGATGTCATTCAATATCCGGATGACAAGTTTCAAGCCGGGCTCGTTCTTTTAGATACGAAAACTGGTGAAATTCGTGCAATCGGAGGCGGAAGAAATCAAAAAGTAAGAAGAGGCTATAACTATGCTGTCGATGCCCACAGACAGCCAGGTTCTACGATTAAGCCTCTCATCGATTACGGTCCTGCGATTGAATACTTGAAATGGTCCACCTACCACCAGCTGACCGATGAGCCTTACAGCTACTCAAACGGACAACCGATTCGCAATGCCAACGGCACCTATAAAGGCCAAGTATCGATTCGAAAAGCGCTGCAATGGTCTTACAATATTCCGGCTTTAAAAACATTCCAAGCCGTCGGTCCTGATAAAGCAAGCGAATTCCTTTCCAACTTGGGAATTCATTTCGACCATATGTATGAGTCATACGCCATCGGCGGAATGGATCAAGGTCCTTCACCGCTCCAAATGGCAGGTGCATACGCGGCGTTTGGTGATAACGGTATTTACCATAAACCGCATTGTATTAAGAAAATTGTGCTGCGCGATGGCGAAACGGAAATCAAAAATCAGATTGACCCGCAAATTGCCATGAAAGACTACACCGCCTATATGGTGACGGATATGTTGAAAGACGTCGTCAAATCCGGTACAGGACAAACGGCGAATATACCTGGACTTCCTTTAGCAGGAAAAACCGGAACGACCAACTATGATGAAGAAACGCGGCAAAAGTATGGTATTCCTGATTATGCCAACAAAGATTCGTGGTTTGTTGGCTACACTACAAAATATTCAATGGCCGTTTGGACCGGCTATCCTGAACCGAATAAAAACTATTTAACTCCTGAAGAATCCAAAATTGCTCAGAAAATGTTTAAAAACGTGATGGCGCATGTTTCCTCCAATACGGAAACAAAAGACTTTAAAAAACCGAAAAGCGTTGTCGAATTGCCGATTGTAGCAGGATCCGATCCGCCACGGATAGCCAGCAAAAGCGTGCCGAGGGATAAGGTTGATTACGAATTATTTGTCCGCGGAGAAGAACCGACCCAATACTCTGATGATTCTTCAGAGGACAATAACCAAGAAAAGAAAGACGATAAGAAAGAGGAGGAACAAACCGTTTCTGCACCATCTGGTTTAAGCGGACAGTACGATCCGTTAACACAAAGCATCACGTTATCATGGAATTACGATCAACCGGCCTCGTTTGAAGTGACTGCCTCTTCAAGCCAAGGCACTACGACTCAAACGACGAATGGTACGTCCATCGTGATTTCCGGCGTCCAACCTGGTTCAACTTATTCATTTTCAGTGGTGGCCATTGTAGATGGCAAACGCAGTGCACCTGCTTCTACGAGCGTAAATGTTCCAGGTGAAGAAAATTCGGATCAATCACAAGGCAATAATCAAGGCCAAGGAACGACGAATCCAAATGAGAACCCAACCGACAACAATAACGGAAATGAAAACAGTAATAACGGCATGAACGGCGGTAACAATAATAATGACAACAGCAACGGCAATAATGGCAATAGCAATAACCAAAATCCAGAGCAACCAAGTAACAACACAGGAAATGGAAACCAAAGCGGCGGTAATGGAAGCAATAACCATACACAGCCAAGTCAACCGAATCAGCCATCTACACCGTCCAATCAAAATAAACAACAACCCGTTTCAGGACAATCAACGAAGGGTTCGGCTTCGACCAACAGCGTTCCGCCTAACGAATAA
- a CDS encoding YpoC family protein yields the protein MKKQRELPKELEDDFFFLRSKPFDENQAPLSAAELEKFPYFLFELSFYWNSPIEEYPWENPEKSIPILLNKWEKIREGLERKFSKREKVLKSEMRAGIALFFMLMFWSNSAPVELSNWKEKMDGFYAKPVNGAERLQFIMERPNSYPAFRQLDELFTEQYKQYAKMATIQKRKQKEAK from the coding sequence TTGAAGAAGCAAAGAGAACTACCGAAGGAGCTTGAGGACGATTTTTTCTTTTTGCGCTCAAAACCGTTCGATGAAAATCAAGCACCGTTATCAGCAGCAGAACTGGAGAAATTTCCTTATTTTCTTTTTGAGTTGTCTTTTTATTGGAATAGTCCAATAGAAGAGTACCCTTGGGAAAATCCAGAAAAATCGATTCCGATTTTATTGAACAAATGGGAAAAAATTCGAGAAGGGTTAGAAAGAAAATTCTCCAAAAGAGAAAAAGTACTTAAAAGCGAGATGAGGGCAGGAATAGCGTTGTTTTTTATGTTGATGTTTTGGAGCAATTCTGCGCCGGTCGAACTTAGCAATTGGAAAGAGAAAATGGATGGATTTTATGCTAAACCCGTAAATGGAGCTGAACGGCTTCAATTTATTATGGAAAGGCCAAATAGTTATCCTGCTTTCAGGCAATTGGATGAACTGTTTACAGAACAGTATAAGCAATATGCTAAAATGGCTACTATTCAAAAACGGAAACAAAAAGAAGCAAAGTAA
- the nth gene encoding endonuclease III yields MLTKSQIRYCLDVIAKMFPNAKGELNHRNPFELLIAVVLSAQSTDAHVNKVTKSLFQKYKRPEDYVRVPLEELEQDIRSIGLYRTKAKNIQKLCKILIEKHQGQVPETKEELMKLPGVGRKTANVVVSIAFGQPAIAVDTHVERVSKRLGICRWKDSVWEVEQTLMKKVPKEEWSITHHRLIFFGRYHCKAQSPKCEECPLLSLCREGKKRMKGKKGLEEAKRTTEGA; encoded by the coding sequence ATGTTGACAAAATCGCAAATTCGCTACTGTTTAGACGTAATAGCCAAAATGTTTCCCAATGCGAAAGGGGAACTGAATCACCGAAATCCATTCGAGCTGCTGATCGCTGTAGTGCTGTCTGCCCAGAGCACCGATGCGCATGTTAATAAAGTCACAAAATCATTATTTCAAAAATATAAAAGACCGGAAGACTATGTTCGTGTTCCGTTAGAGGAGCTGGAACAAGATATTAGATCCATCGGGCTTTATCGCACTAAGGCAAAAAACATTCAAAAATTGTGCAAAATACTTATCGAGAAACATCAAGGGCAAGTACCGGAAACGAAAGAGGAACTGATGAAATTGCCCGGAGTTGGAAGGAAAACCGCGAATGTCGTCGTTTCGATTGCTTTCGGACAGCCGGCCATAGCGGTGGATACTCATGTGGAAAGAGTGAGCAAGCGATTAGGAATTTGCCGCTGGAAAGATAGTGTGTGGGAAGTGGAACAAACTCTTATGAAGAAGGTTCCGAAAGAGGAATGGTCCATCACTCATCATCGGCTTATTTTTTTTGGACGGTATCACTGCAAAGCGCAATCGCCGAAATGCGAAGAATGCCCGTTATTGTCTTTGTGCCGTGAAGGAAAAAAAAGAATGAAGGGGAAGAAAGGGCTTGAAGAAGCAAAGAGAACTACCGAAGGAGCTTGA
- a CDS encoding DnaD domain-containing protein has product MDQKELMKFWLEEGTVNVSKLLLTHYTRLNLTETELVLLLQLNRFIEKGIHFPTPEEISDTMTISAAECARILRKLVQMQYIAIEEGEKPGYERYSLQPLWEKFLDVLLMEKRKEELQKTWDHEQDLYSCFEQEFGRPLSPLECETLAIWIDQDGHTPVMIKAALREAVISGKLNFRYIDRILFEWKKQGIQSIDQAREYSQRFRQGKQQTTQPKKSHKAVPFYNWLEK; this is encoded by the coding sequence ATGGATCAAAAAGAGCTGATGAAATTTTGGTTGGAAGAAGGAACGGTGAATGTTTCCAAGTTGCTTCTTACCCATTATACGAGATTGAATTTGACGGAAACAGAATTGGTGTTGCTTTTGCAGTTAAACCGTTTCATAGAAAAAGGAATCCACTTTCCTACGCCGGAAGAAATTTCGGATACAATGACCATTTCTGCAGCAGAATGCGCACGTATACTGCGAAAACTTGTTCAAATGCAATATATTGCCATTGAAGAAGGAGAAAAGCCCGGCTACGAAAGGTATTCTTTGCAGCCGCTTTGGGAAAAATTTTTGGATGTCCTATTGATGGAAAAAAGAAAAGAAGAGCTTCAAAAAACATGGGATCATGAGCAAGATTTGTACTCTTGCTTTGAGCAGGAATTCGGCAGACCCCTTTCGCCGTTAGAGTGTGAAACACTTGCGATTTGGATCGATCAAGACGGCCATACTCCCGTCATGATTAAAGCGGCTCTTCGAGAAGCGGTCATATCAGGGAAATTGAATTTCCGCTATATTGATCGAATTTTGTTTGAATGGAAAAAACAAGGAATACAATCCATCGATCAAGCAAGAGAATACAGCCAGCGTTTTCGACAAGGAAAACAACAAACCACTCAACCTAAAAAATCCCATAAAGCTGTTCCTTTTTATAATTGGCTGGAGAAATAA
- the asnS gene encoding asparagine--tRNA ligase — translation MKSTISEVSQYIGQEVTIGAWLSNKRSSGKIAFLQLRDGTGFIQGVVVKNEVEEEVFQKAKSLSQETSLYVTGIVREDARSPFGYELQVKDIQVIHEAVDYPITPKEHGTEFLMDHRHLWLRSRKQHAVMKIRNEIIRATYEFFNQKGFVKIDPPILTGSAPEGTTELFHTKYFDEDAYLSQSGQLYMEAAAMAFGKVFSFGPTFRAEKSKTRRHLIEFWMIEPEMAFYEHEDSLKLQEQYVSYIVQSVLKNCQLELGRLERDTSKLEKVQAPFPRITYDEAIELLHEKGFQDIEWGEDFGAPHETAIAEHFEKPVFITHYPAKIKPFYMQPDPNRPEVVLCADLIAPEGYGEIIGGSERIHDYDLLKKRLEEYHLSLDAYQWYLDLRKYGSVPHSGFGLGLERTVAWISGVEHVRETIPFPRLLNRLYP, via the coding sequence ATGAAAAGTACAATTTCAGAAGTGAGTCAATATATTGGCCAAGAAGTAACCATTGGTGCTTGGCTATCAAATAAACGTTCCAGCGGAAAGATTGCTTTTTTGCAATTGCGTGATGGAACGGGATTTATTCAAGGAGTCGTAGTGAAAAACGAAGTGGAGGAAGAAGTCTTTCAAAAAGCGAAATCTTTATCACAGGAAACGTCGCTTTACGTAACAGGAATTGTTCGAGAAGACGCCCGGTCTCCATTTGGTTATGAGTTACAAGTGAAAGACATTCAAGTGATCCATGAGGCAGTCGATTATCCGATCACCCCTAAAGAACATGGAACAGAATTTTTAATGGATCACCGCCATTTATGGCTCCGGTCGCGGAAACAACATGCCGTTATGAAAATCCGTAACGAGATTATTCGAGCTACATACGAATTTTTTAATCAGAAAGGTTTTGTGAAGATTGATCCGCCGATCTTGACAGGAAGTGCACCGGAAGGAACAACGGAGCTTTTCCATACAAAATATTTTGACGAAGACGCCTATCTGTCTCAAAGCGGCCAACTTTATATGGAAGCAGCCGCGATGGCTTTTGGAAAAGTATTTTCTTTTGGTCCTACGTTCCGGGCTGAAAAATCGAAAACACGCCGCCATCTTATTGAGTTTTGGATGATTGAACCGGAAATGGCCTTTTATGAGCATGAAGACAGTTTGAAATTGCAAGAACAATATGTATCCTATATCGTTCAATCCGTGCTGAAAAATTGTCAATTGGAATTAGGACGTTTAGAAAGAGATACGAGCAAACTGGAAAAAGTGCAAGCGCCTTTCCCACGCATTACATACGATGAAGCGATAGAACTTCTTCATGAAAAAGGATTTCAAGACATTGAATGGGGAGAAGATTTTGGGGCACCCCATGAAACCGCTATTGCCGAGCACTTTGAAAAACCAGTCTTTATCACTCATTATCCGGCTAAAATAAAACCTTTCTATATGCAGCCTGACCCTAACCGACCCGAAGTAGTTCTGTGCGCTGATTTAATCGCACCGGAAGGATACGGTGAAATTATTGGCGGATCAGAAAGAATTCATGATTATGATCTGTTAAAGAAACGCCTCGAAGAATATCACTTGTCGCTTGATGCTTATCAATGGTATTTGGACTTGAGAAAATACGGTTCTGTCCCTCATTCAGGGTTCGGTCTAGGATTGGAAAGAACAGTTGCGTGGATTAGCGGAGTGGAACATGTACGTGAAACGATTCCGTTCCCACGCTTGCTGAATCGTTTGTATCCTTAA
- a CDS encoding DUF5590 domain-containing protein, with product MKKVMMIIAIIAVVVLAFSTYIYASAKKPYQKAEEEALKVAKDHGIISTVDKFYLYNSKKTYYVLIGENKKHEKMVAWIPKQRKDKILYDKYSNGISEQKAIDKLYQDEKPAKLLSVHLGMEEVGPVWEMAYLDKEGDLNYYYVLFKNGKWWKKMTNI from the coding sequence ATGAAAAAAGTTATGATGATAATCGCAATTATAGCGGTGGTGGTTTTAGCCTTTTCCACCTATATTTATGCAAGTGCTAAAAAGCCTTATCAAAAAGCGGAAGAAGAAGCGTTGAAAGTAGCCAAAGACCACGGAATCATTTCGACTGTGGATAAATTTTATTTATACAACAGTAAGAAAACGTATTATGTGCTGATCGGCGAAAATAAAAAGCATGAAAAAATGGTAGCTTGGATTCCGAAACAGCGAAAAGATAAAATCCTATATGACAAATATTCGAATGGGATTTCCGAACAAAAAGCGATAGATAAACTATATCAAGATGAGAAACCGGCAAAACTTTTATCCGTGCATCTCGGCATGGAAGAAGTCGGACCGGTATGGGAAATGGCTTATTTGGATAAAGAAGGGGACTTAAATTATTACTATGTCCTTTTCAAAAACGGCAAATGGTGGAAGAAAATGACCAATATTTAA
- a CDS encoding YpmA family protein: MESKIEVLQTVMINYHPDLYKIVDALNRTLKRKDLMFGLALDPNDPKKAVFTIYRT; this comes from the coding sequence ATGGAGAGCAAAATTGAGGTTCTGCAGACAGTGATGATTAATTATCATCCCGATTTGTACAAAATTGTCGATGCTTTGAATCGAACATTAAAGCGAAAAGATTTAATGTTCGGATTGGCGTTGGATCCAAACGATCCGAAAAAAGCTGTTTTTACAATATATCGTACCTGA
- the dinG gene encoding ATP-dependent DNA helicase DinG, whose amino-acid sequence MLPQRFVVVDLETTGNSPKKGDRIIQASLVIIEREQIIDQYTTFINPETAIPAFIEELTGIHEDLVKQAPLFSEAAQNIRPLLDHSIFVAHNTAFDLTFLQTELEKANFPLFNGQTVDTVELARFLYPTQDSYKLSDMAEELGVLHSRPHQADSDAYVTAEILLLMLKKLKSLPYVTLKKLHQLSSHLKSDISTVIQAVLDEKEQSIESLPEDLEVYRNIALKKKKIQKREDLLYDVMYPSSPNEKAEYMKEFPQFQIREAQFEMMDCVYETLDSSNHAFIEAGTGIGKSLAYLLPAAFYSKQHKVPIVISTYTTVLQEQLMNKDLVLLKAILPFSVQTAVLKGRSHYIDLFQFENSLNDETSNYDEALTKMQILVWLTETTTGDKNELNLSSGGELYWARIKQEDIFLNRSKNPWMEKDFYLHARKQAQQADIIVTNHAILAKDLFSDQNLISDYNQVIIDEAHHFGNVLGDQMGTEIDLRALKWMYQQIGTMEQKQLFFQCEELLKKHGKEATIHFFETDHDLHQIAFEMNEWMNAASAFFLHLAKKKPNSWNKVQIRVGEQERKMKYWKELLYSTERLYELMKMIHHSLQERLMLAKKLETDLTLDEAAMIEKLYDLLESWKKWMNDLKNVIIEGSKQPAVIWMEGDVRMPQNHLKIKCRPAGLDRIRMEQFIDGKKSVIFTSATLSVNRSFQHFAEELGIPEKRFRQAIFPSPFHYEKNCKLIIPNDVPEIQDVTSEKYVEVLADYLSAVAQATNGRMLVLFTSYDMLKNTYLLMKESGLLEDFVLIAQGITNGSKVRLTRHFQKFEKAILFGTSSFWEGVDIPGEDLSCLVLVRLPFTPPDDPLFQAKGEALRAEGKNPFYHSSLPQAVIRFKQGFGRLIRTERDRGIIIVFDRRITTARYGKAFIQSIPKVPILHASLPEVIQVIEDWL is encoded by the coding sequence ATGTTACCACAACGATTTGTAGTAGTTGATTTAGAGACAACGGGAAATTCTCCGAAAAAAGGGGATCGAATTATACAAGCATCCCTGGTGATTATTGAGCGTGAGCAGATTATTGATCAATATACAACCTTTATCAACCCGGAGACGGCCATTCCCGCCTTTATTGAAGAATTGACGGGAATTCACGAGGATCTGGTAAAACAAGCACCGCTGTTTTCAGAGGCTGCTCAAAATATTCGTCCGCTTTTGGATCATTCGATTTTTGTTGCTCATAATACCGCTTTTGATTTAACGTTTTTACAAACAGAATTGGAAAAAGCGAACTTTCCGCTATTTAACGGGCAGACAGTAGACACGGTGGAGTTGGCCAGATTTCTGTACCCCACGCAAGACAGTTATAAGCTGTCCGATATGGCGGAAGAACTGGGAGTTTTGCATTCAAGGCCTCACCAAGCTGACAGCGATGCTTATGTGACGGCGGAAATTTTACTTTTGATGTTGAAAAAGCTGAAGTCATTGCCGTATGTCACGTTAAAAAAATTGCATCAGCTTTCTTCTCATTTAAAATCGGATATTTCCACGGTTATACAAGCGGTGCTGGATGAAAAAGAACAATCGATCGAGTCTTTGCCGGAAGATTTGGAAGTCTATCGAAATATCGCCTTGAAAAAGAAAAAAATACAAAAAAGAGAAGACCTTCTCTACGACGTGATGTATCCCTCTTCTCCCAATGAAAAAGCAGAATATATGAAAGAATTCCCCCAGTTTCAAATAAGAGAAGCTCAATTTGAAATGATGGATTGCGTTTATGAAACGCTGGACTCTTCAAATCATGCTTTCATTGAAGCGGGAACAGGGATCGGGAAATCGCTTGCTTATTTATTGCCTGCCGCTTTTTACAGTAAACAGCATAAGGTGCCGATTGTGATTAGCACGTACACAACGGTGCTTCAAGAACAGCTGATGAATAAGGATTTGGTGCTATTGAAGGCGATTTTGCCATTTTCCGTTCAAACGGCCGTTTTAAAAGGACGCAGCCATTATATTGACTTGTTTCAATTTGAAAATAGCCTGAACGACGAAACGAGCAATTACGATGAAGCGTTGACTAAGATGCAGATTTTGGTTTGGCTGACGGAAACGACCACCGGGGACAAAAATGAATTGAATTTATCCTCCGGCGGTGAACTATATTGGGCTCGCATTAAGCAAGAAGATATATTTTTGAACCGCTCCAAAAACCCTTGGATGGAAAAAGATTTTTATTTGCATGCGAGAAAACAGGCGCAACAAGCCGATATTATCGTGACCAACCACGCCATATTGGCAAAAGACTTGTTTTCTGATCAAAATTTGATCTCTGATTACAATCAAGTCATTATAGATGAAGCCCATCATTTCGGGAATGTACTCGGAGACCAGATGGGAACTGAAATAGATTTGCGAGCATTGAAATGGATGTATCAACAGATCGGAACGATGGAGCAAAAACAACTGTTCTTTCAATGCGAAGAATTGCTGAAAAAGCACGGAAAAGAGGCAACGATTCATTTCTTTGAAACCGATCATGATTTACACCAAATTGCTTTTGAAATGAACGAATGGATGAATGCCGCTTCCGCCTTTTTCCTTCACTTGGCGAAAAAGAAGCCTAACAGTTGGAATAAAGTACAGATTCGAGTTGGCGAACAAGAACGAAAAATGAAATATTGGAAAGAATTACTCTATTCAACCGAAAGATTGTATGAATTGATGAAAATGATTCATCATAGTTTGCAAGAAAGACTAATGTTGGCCAAAAAGCTGGAAACAGACTTGACTTTGGATGAAGCGGCGATGATCGAAAAGCTGTATGACTTGCTTGAAAGCTGGAAAAAGTGGATGAACGATCTCAAGAATGTAATAATAGAAGGATCGAAGCAGCCGGCTGTCATTTGGATGGAAGGCGATGTCCGAATGCCGCAAAATCATTTGAAAATTAAGTGCCGTCCCGCCGGCTTAGATCGAATACGGATGGAACAATTTATCGATGGGAAAAAAAGCGTCATTTTTACATCCGCCACTTTATCGGTAAATCGTTCATTCCAACATTTCGCTGAGGAACTAGGGATTCCGGAAAAAAGGTTTCGACAAGCCATCTTTCCTTCCCCGTTTCATTATGAAAAAAATTGCAAGCTGATCATTCCTAATGATGTTCCTGAAATTCAGGATGTAACAAGCGAGAAATACGTGGAAGTATTGGCGGATTATTTAAGTGCTGTCGCGCAAGCTACGAATGGTAGGATGCTTGTTCTTTTTACATCCTATGATATGTTGAAGAATACGTATCTTTTGATGAAGGAAAGCGGACTCCTCGAAGATTTTGTTTTAATTGCCCAGGGAATTACGAATGGAAGTAAAGTGAGATTGACTCGCCACTTTCAAAAATTCGAAAAGGCGATTCTTTTTGGCACTAGCAGTTTTTGGGAAGGGGTTGATATTCCGGGAGAAGATCTTTCTTGCTTGGTTCTCGTTCGGCTTCCTTTCACTCCTCCGGACGATCCGCTCTTTCAAGCAAAAGGAGAGGCACTTAGAGCAGAAGGAAAAAATCCGTTCTACCATTCTTCTCTCCCGCAAGCGGTCATTCGTTTTAAACAAGGGTTTGGCAGGTTGATTCGAACAGAGCGAGATCGGGGAATCATTATCGTATTTGACCGTAGAATCACTACGGCTCGATATGGAAAAGCGTTTATACAATCGATTCCGAAAGTACCCATTCTCCATGCTTCCTTGCCGGAAGTCATTCAAGTCATTGAAGATTGGCTTTAA
- the panD gene encoding aspartate 1-decarboxylase → MFRTLMNSKIHRATVTEANLNYVGSITIDEDILDAVGIAVNEKVQVVNNNNGARLETYVIPGKRGSGVICLNGAAARLVQPGDTVIIISYVLVPEEKVKEHSPKIAIMDENNRIAQLITGEKEATIL, encoded by the coding sequence ATGTTTCGTACATTAATGAACAGCAAAATCCACCGCGCCACTGTTACAGAAGCCAACTTAAATTATGTCGGCAGCATTACCATCGATGAAGACATATTGGATGCAGTTGGAATTGCTGTTAATGAAAAAGTGCAGGTCGTGAACAATAATAATGGTGCAAGACTAGAAACGTACGTTATCCCGGGTAAAAGAGGGAGCGGAGTCATTTGCCTAAATGGGGCGGCGGCAAGACTTGTTCAGCCCGGGGACACGGTCATTATTATTTCCTATGTTTTAGTTCCAGAAGAGAAAGTCAAGGAACATTCACCGAAAATCGCTATTATGGATGAGAATAACCGGATCGCTCAATTGATCACCGGCGAAAAAGAAGCGACTATTTTATAG